The following proteins are co-located in the Acidicapsa acidisoli genome:
- a CDS encoding alginate export family protein has translation MKISTNSSLNVLRSSFIRCAPAMTVAIVILLSFGHVFAQTPDPQPPGKVSDPARPPLNPFPAEQDWSFLSRPVLHPDFFDPAKYIRLGDGPQRYISFGLEYRTEYEYYDNWMLGAGPQDHNGYVMSRVMPHFDLHAGSNFRLFSELQFDYVMGRVGGPRPGVDEDPGDFHQGFIEIGPHVSRELGSSLRLGRQEVVLGSGRLFDNNEGPNVKLSFDGIRWITQTSHLHWDVFALKPVEDNHGFFDDAPNPQQTTWGSYLTAPAPILSRGMVDLYYIGLATKDASYNRGSATELRHTVGVRAFRPPSKGLDYNWEANYQWGAFGNDSIRAWSLSTETGYTLDQVRFHPRPMLRADIYSGDRNPAGNTLGTFNSLFPRGAYFTPKAIPFLGPQNLMDLHPMMQFQLRRNITGEVSWDWYWRESVHDGVYAFGSGILMDSASSSSARHLGGQGDMEIRWSPAQHFIAAFNLAGFRPGGYFDHGVDNRPPIVANAGLTYRF, from the coding sequence ATGAAGATCTCTACCAATTCCTCGCTGAACGTACTACGATCATCGTTCATCCGTTGTGCGCCGGCGATGACGGTTGCCATCGTGATCCTGCTGAGCTTCGGACATGTGTTTGCGCAGACTCCCGATCCGCAACCACCGGGCAAGGTGAGCGATCCTGCTCGACCTCCGTTGAACCCGTTTCCTGCCGAGCAGGACTGGAGCTTTCTCTCTCGTCCAGTGCTGCATCCGGACTTCTTCGATCCGGCGAAATACATTCGCCTGGGCGACGGTCCACAGAGGTATATCTCTTTTGGGCTGGAGTATCGCACGGAGTATGAATACTACGACAACTGGATGCTGGGCGCAGGCCCTCAAGACCACAACGGCTACGTAATGAGCCGCGTAATGCCGCATTTCGATCTACATGCCGGAAGTAATTTCCGGCTGTTTTCAGAATTGCAGTTCGACTATGTCATGGGCAGAGTGGGAGGTCCAAGACCTGGAGTGGATGAGGACCCCGGGGACTTCCACCAGGGATTTATCGAGATCGGTCCGCACGTCAGCCGGGAACTCGGAAGCAGTCTGCGACTCGGCCGCCAGGAGGTCGTACTTGGATCGGGCCGCCTCTTCGACAACAACGAAGGCCCGAATGTAAAGCTCAGCTTCGACGGAATACGCTGGATTACGCAAACCTCGCATCTCCACTGGGACGTGTTTGCCTTAAAGCCTGTAGAGGATAACCATGGATTCTTCGACGACGCTCCCAATCCCCAACAAACGACGTGGGGTAGCTATCTCACTGCGCCGGCGCCGATCCTGTCACGAGGAATGGTGGATCTCTACTACATCGGGCTCGCGACGAAAGACGCGTCGTACAATCGCGGCTCTGCGACAGAGCTTCGCCATACAGTGGGTGTAAGGGCCTTCCGGCCACCCTCTAAGGGTCTGGATTACAACTGGGAGGCCAACTACCAGTGGGGCGCCTTCGGTAACGATTCGATTCGTGCCTGGAGTCTCTCTACGGAGACGGGATACACGCTCGATCAAGTGAGATTTCATCCGCGTCCGATGCTGCGAGCCGACATCTACAGCGGCGACAGAAATCCAGCGGGGAACACCCTTGGCACGTTCAATTCGCTGTTTCCTCGCGGCGCGTATTTCACTCCCAAAGCCATTCCGTTCCTGGGCCCCCAGAACCTGATGGATCTTCATCCGATGATGCAGTTTCAGCTACGCCGGAATATCACCGGAGAGGTTTCATGGGATTGGTATTGGCGCGAATCAGTCCATGACGGCGTATATGCATTTGGCAGCGGCATACTGATGGACTCTGCGAGCAGCTCCAGCGCAAGGCATCTGGGAGGCCAGGGCGACATGGAGATTCGCTGGTCGCCCGCGCAGCATTTCATTGCCGCGTTCAACCTGGCGGGGTTTCGGCCTGGTGGTTACTTTGATCATGGGGTGGATAACCGCCCTCCGATCGTCGCCAATGCGGGTCTGACCTATCGCTTTTAG
- a CDS encoding DoxX family protein — translation MERYALIAARVLMSIIFLLNGLNVVSQSLAAHEMAAHGVPVSLVPMMLLGAQALQLVASIGLIFGLYPRLSALALLLFLIPATLMAHAFWQAVGTPLYTIQLINFLKNVCMAGGLIFVAATNIQPIRFPHPTR, via the coding sequence ATGGAACGATATGCCCTTATCGCAGCTCGCGTGCTCATGTCGATCATTTTTCTTTTGAATGGACTGAACGTCGTCAGCCAGAGCCTTGCCGCACACGAAATGGCCGCTCACGGCGTTCCCGTCAGCCTTGTGCCCATGATGCTTCTGGGCGCGCAAGCTTTGCAACTCGTCGCAAGTATTGGCTTGATATTCGGACTTTATCCCCGTCTCTCTGCGTTAGCCCTGCTTTTATTTCTGATCCCAGCTACCCTCATGGCCCATGCCTTCTGGCAGGCGGTGGGCACACCGCTGTACACGATTCAGCTCATCAACTTTCTCAAGAATGTGTGTATGGCTGGCGGCCTCATTTTCGTCGCGGCTACAAACATTCAGCCCATTCGGTTTCCACATCCAACGCGCTAA
- a CDS encoding LysR family transcriptional regulator → MMGKTLPLEKAGIVADEVAELQLFVQIVKAGNLSAAARALNSSPAAMSRGLSALESRLGVRLVTRTSRSFELTEEGQLFYERCVRIVTDIAEAEAEASSKGAAVKGMLRIGAPMELGRRLIAPLITDFRDEFPDVQVHLMLSDIGLDVIDDGLDVALRVGLPTDSSVIAKKVLSAKRIVCASPAYFKKHGVPAKPSDLLQHDCIRLVRGRRVIDTWLFQDQGKRFEVIVNGTLSTTSGEVVHDWVRAGEGIALKAAWDLQHELAAGTIVQCLSDFWCDEIDLFAICANRQHLSPRIRAFLNFVAKKITTFEPQ, encoded by the coding sequence ATGATGGGGAAGACATTGCCGCTCGAAAAGGCAGGGATCGTGGCTGACGAGGTCGCTGAACTCCAGTTATTCGTACAGATCGTAAAGGCAGGGAACCTGTCCGCCGCCGCTCGAGCCCTCAACTCCTCTCCCGCAGCGATGAGCCGAGGACTCAGCGCCCTTGAATCCCGCCTCGGCGTGCGCCTGGTCACGCGCACCTCTCGATCCTTCGAACTGACGGAAGAGGGACAGTTGTTTTATGAACGGTGTGTACGCATCGTTACCGATATCGCCGAAGCGGAAGCAGAGGCATCCTCAAAGGGAGCCGCAGTAAAAGGCATGCTTCGGATCGGCGCTCCGATGGAGTTGGGCAGACGGCTCATCGCTCCGCTCATCACTGATTTCAGAGATGAATTCCCGGATGTTCAAGTGCATCTCATGCTGTCCGATATCGGCCTGGATGTCATCGACGATGGCCTTGATGTAGCTCTCCGTGTCGGCCTCCCCACCGATTCCAGTGTGATCGCCAAGAAGGTTCTTTCCGCCAAGCGCATCGTTTGCGCGTCGCCAGCCTACTTCAAGAAACACGGGGTTCCAGCGAAGCCGAGCGATCTACTCCAACACGACTGCATCCGCCTGGTCCGCGGCAGGCGCGTGATAGACACATGGCTCTTCCAGGACCAGGGAAAACGCTTCGAAGTGATCGTCAACGGAACCCTGAGCACGACCAGCGGCGAGGTAGTGCATGACTGGGTGCGTGCGGGTGAGGGTATCGCCCTGAAGGCCGCCTGGGATCTGCAACACGAACTGGCTGCGGGCACAATTGTTCAATGCCTGAGCGACTTCTGGTGCGACGAGATCGACCTCTTCGCCATCTGTGCAAACCGCCAGCATCTATCGCCTCGGATCCGGGCTTTTCTCAATTTTGTCGCGAAGAAGATAACCACCTTTGAGCCCCAATGA
- a CDS encoding quinone oxidoreductase family protein produces the protein MQVIEFKEFGSPSQLKLAERALPQADANTAVVRVEAASVNPSDVKNVAGRMSQTTLPRVPGRDYSGVVVDGPQEWIDKEVWGTGGDVGFTRDGSHAEYIQAPLASLVRKPEALSHEQAACVGVTFVTAWCALEYSKLSKGETFVVFGANGGVGGAAIQIAKHLGARVIGIHRGDPVGPTPAAQLADILINSHDPDLGYVLRTHNAGRGADVVLNAAGGPVFRIGLSLLAPRGRQVEITSPTERRVTFDLVDFYHNESQLFGVDTLKRDLTASGRILKELRSGFDSGVYQPPIVSKTIPLAHAQQAYELVAKGERGRVVLKPR, from the coding sequence ATGCAAGTCATTGAGTTCAAGGAGTTCGGTAGCCCGTCCCAGTTAAAGCTCGCCGAGAGAGCGCTGCCGCAGGCGGATGCAAACACGGCGGTTGTACGCGTTGAGGCAGCTTCGGTGAATCCAAGCGATGTGAAGAACGTTGCCGGTCGGATGTCACAGACCACCCTTCCCCGCGTCCCCGGACGCGACTACTCGGGCGTGGTTGTGGACGGTCCGCAGGAGTGGATCGACAAGGAAGTATGGGGCACGGGCGGCGACGTTGGATTCACCAGAGACGGCTCCCATGCGGAGTACATCCAAGCCCCCCTTGCGAGCCTGGTTCGCAAGCCCGAAGCGCTGTCGCATGAACAAGCTGCGTGCGTGGGAGTGACGTTTGTGACCGCATGGTGCGCTCTCGAATACTCAAAGCTGTCGAAAGGCGAGACGTTTGTTGTCTTCGGAGCTAACGGCGGTGTCGGCGGCGCAGCGATCCAGATCGCGAAACATCTAGGCGCACGCGTGATCGGAATTCATCGGGGAGATCCCGTAGGCCCTACACCTGCTGCGCAACTTGCGGACATTCTGATCAACTCGCATGATCCGGACCTGGGATATGTGTTGCGCACACATAACGCCGGCCGCGGCGCCGATGTAGTCCTCAATGCAGCCGGAGGCCCGGTATTCAGGATCGGACTCAGCTTGCTCGCGCCCCGCGGTCGGCAGGTTGAAATTACCTCCCCTACAGAGCGCCGCGTGACGTTCGATCTAGTGGACTTCTACCACAACGAGTCGCAGCTCTTTGGCGTGGACACACTTAAGCGAGATCTGACCGCCTCGGGACGCATCTTGAAAGAGCTGCGATCAGGCTTCGATTCCGGCGTATATCAGCCGCCGATTGTCTCAAAGACCATTCCCCTCGCACACGCCCAGCAGGCCTACGAGCTGGTCGCGAAAGGCGAGCGCGGACGCGTGGTTCTAAAGCCACGCTGA
- the gyrB gene encoding DNA topoisomerase (ATP-hydrolyzing) subunit B, whose protein sequence is MSTNNLFDDSSSGATPANSGSYTSDNIKILEGLEAVRLRPAMYIGSTGEMGLHHLVYEVVDNSVDEALAGYATGIEVIIHFDNSVTVVDDGRGIPVDMKTLPNGEQMPAVQVVLTKLHAGGKFDASTYKVSGGLHGVGVSCVNALSQEFNVEIWRDGYTYEQDYSCGDPTSMLRQTGTSKRRGTKVHFLPDRTIFTVTEFNYDTLAQRLRELAFLNKGLGITLTDERAVDPKTGEAKRTEFRYAGGIAEFIKHLNKGKAVLHEKPITMEASRDGVEIDIALQYNDGYSDTVFSFANNINTVDGGTHLSGFRTALTRTINAIGQSLGLFKDLKENLSGDDVREGLVAVVSVKLPQPQFEGQTKGKLNSDIAGIVQAFVNERLGGFLEQNPQIAKKIIAKAIDAARAREAARKARDLTRRKGALDGGGLPGKLADCSERNPERCELYLVEGESAGGTAKQGRDRRFQAILPLKGKILNVEKARYDKMLGHEEIRAMITALGCGIGKDDFDPAKLRYHRIILMTDADVDGSHIRTLLLTFFFRHMTELIKRGHVYIAQPPLFKIKKGRFEQYVKDERELNTVAVRRASEGISIRHGEGAELIDGAILTRFIGHLEEYLGFLGKVDKRIRNEKVTELLARMEFTKRADFVSTEETEIPQKLVELRAALEPLSEQFQFRALGQPERDEEHQTWSLSFTDVQGTVRRIDWALAASAEYKQMMVKFALIKDQLEPPFLIEYAGKSAAEVVQDEADAEAEAAAEPIETVAAKAPKKSAKANREPVEKQSARELFEYVVEQGKKEYQVQRYKGLGEMTAPQLWETTMDPAARTLLSVKLEDIAETEHIFTTLMGEDVEARRKFIEDNALDVKNLDI, encoded by the coding sequence ATGTCCACGAACAATCTCTTTGATGACTCCTCTTCCGGCGCGACCCCTGCCAATAGTGGCAGCTACACAAGCGACAACATCAAGATTCTGGAGGGGCTGGAAGCGGTCCGGTTGCGTCCTGCGATGTATATCGGCTCAACCGGAGAGATGGGCCTGCATCACCTGGTATATGAGGTGGTCGATAACTCGGTCGACGAGGCGCTGGCGGGCTATGCTACGGGCATCGAGGTGATCATCCATTTCGACAACTCCGTCACGGTTGTCGATGACGGCCGCGGCATTCCCGTGGACATGAAGACGCTGCCCAACGGCGAGCAGATGCCGGCCGTGCAGGTGGTTTTGACCAAGCTGCACGCGGGCGGCAAGTTTGATGCTTCGACGTACAAGGTTTCGGGTGGTTTGCACGGCGTAGGCGTGAGCTGCGTCAATGCGCTCAGCCAGGAATTCAATGTTGAGATCTGGCGCGACGGGTATACATACGAGCAGGACTATTCCTGCGGCGATCCGACCTCGATGCTGCGACAGACCGGCACAAGCAAGCGGCGCGGAACCAAAGTGCACTTTCTGCCGGATCGAACGATTTTCACGGTCACCGAGTTCAATTACGACACTCTGGCGCAGCGTCTTCGCGAACTGGCCTTTCTGAACAAGGGGCTGGGGATCACGCTCACGGATGAGCGTGCGGTGGACCCCAAAACCGGCGAAGCGAAGCGCACGGAGTTTCGCTATGCGGGAGGCATTGCCGAGTTCATCAAGCACCTGAACAAAGGCAAGGCTGTGCTGCATGAGAAGCCGATCACCATGGAAGCGAGCCGGGATGGCGTGGAGATCGACATTGCTCTCCAGTACAACGATGGCTACTCGGATACCGTGTTCAGTTTCGCCAACAACATCAATACCGTGGATGGCGGTACCCATCTTTCCGGCTTCCGAACTGCTCTGACACGGACGATCAATGCGATTGGGCAGTCGCTGGGATTGTTCAAGGACCTGAAAGAAAATCTCTCCGGCGACGACGTGCGCGAAGGGTTGGTTGCTGTTGTCAGCGTGAAGCTTCCGCAACCGCAGTTTGAAGGGCAGACCAAGGGCAAGCTGAACTCGGATATCGCTGGGATCGTCCAGGCCTTCGTCAACGAGCGGCTCGGCGGATTTCTGGAACAGAATCCGCAGATCGCCAAGAAGATCATCGCCAAGGCCATTGACGCGGCCCGCGCTCGCGAAGCTGCGCGTAAGGCCCGCGACCTGACCCGGCGCAAAGGAGCGTTGGACGGAGGTGGTCTGCCGGGCAAACTGGCTGACTGCTCGGAGCGCAACCCAGAGCGCTGCGAATTGTATCTGGTCGAGGGCGAATCGGCAGGCGGAACGGCCAAGCAGGGGCGCGATCGGCGATTCCAAGCGATTCTGCCGCTGAAGGGCAAGATTCTCAACGTCGAAAAAGCCCGCTACGACAAAATGCTGGGCCACGAGGAAATCCGCGCCATGATCACGGCGCTCGGCTGTGGCATCGGCAAGGATGACTTCGACCCGGCCAAGCTGCGCTATCACCGCATCATTCTGATGACCGACGCCGACGTGGACGGATCGCACATCCGCACGCTGCTGCTGACCTTCTTCTTCCGCCACATGACGGAGTTGATCAAGCGCGGCCATGTGTATATCGCCCAGCCGCCACTTTTCAAGATCAAGAAGGGCCGATTCGAGCAATACGTCAAGGATGAGCGGGAACTCAATACGGTCGCGGTCAGACGCGCCTCGGAAGGCATTTCAATCCGCCATGGCGAAGGCGCAGAGTTGATCGACGGCGCGATTCTGACCCGCTTTATCGGGCATCTGGAAGAGTATCTCGGCTTCCTGGGCAAAGTGGATAAGCGCATCCGCAACGAGAAAGTTACCGAATTGCTCGCCCGAATGGAATTCACCAAGCGCGCGGATTTTGTCTCGACGGAAGAAACTGAAATCCCGCAAAAGCTGGTGGAACTGCGGGCCGCACTGGAACCGCTCTCGGAGCAGTTTCAATTCCGCGCCCTCGGGCAGCCGGAACGGGATGAGGAGCATCAGACCTGGTCGTTGAGCTTCACGGATGTGCAGGGAACAGTGCGCCGTATCGACTGGGCGCTGGCTGCGAGCGCGGAATACAAGCAGATGATGGTGAAGTTCGCCCTGATCAAAGATCAACTGGAGCCTCCATTCCTGATCGAATATGCGGGCAAAAGCGCGGCGGAAGTGGTACAGGATGAAGCTGACGCAGAAGCCGAGGCGGCAGCGGAACCGATCGAAACAGTGGCAGCGAAGGCTCCGAAGAAATCTGCGAAAGCCAATCGCGAGCCGGTCGAGAAGCAGAGCGCCCGCGAGCTCTTCGAGTATGTTGTCGAGCAGGGCAAGAAAGAGTACCAGGTGCAGCGCTACAAGGGACTGGGCGAGATGACCGCGCCACAGCTCTGGGAAACGACCATGGACCCGGCTGCCCGCACACTGCTCAGCGTGAAGCTGGAAGATATCGCCGAAACCGAGCATATCTTTACCACGCTGATGGGTGAAGATGTCGAAGCCCGGCGCAAATTCATTGAAGACAACGCGCTCGATGTCAAAAACCTGGATATTTAA